A segment of the Elaeis guineensis isolate ETL-2024a chromosome 6, EG11, whole genome shotgun sequence genome:
TGTTCCTTGCGGCATCCTTTTGACCTGGCTTTTATTGAAGATTAGGAAAACATTATAACAGAGAGGAGGGAAGATTTAAAGAAGTTATATTACAGCTAATATatggaacaagagaaaaaaaaagaaaaaggagagagaagaaagaaccaGACATATTGTATGTCAGCATTCATGGAGATGTCTAGGGATATTTCTAACCATCATCAGAACTCTTTCGAATTCTAACAGAAGATCTTGGTCTGTCAAAAAGACAAATTGGATGAGACAACTATTCTTCAATTTGTTTGTTTGCTCTTACCCCGTATACGGGAAAAATAGAGATTCTATCTGCTCGATATTACTGCCATTGCATATATTCATGTTGGTGAGCGTTATAATTGCTGCATGCTGATTACATGGTGATAAAACTAGGGTGAAAAATATTTCCAGTGAGCTCATTTGGGCATGTGGCACAATCAATAACAGACATCAGAAAATAGCGCGCGCACACAAAATATCACAATCAATATCCATGGGATAATCCGGTGAAAGACAGGGAGTTAAAAGACATAGGAAGCTGCACACAATCTAAGTTGGCTAAGATTGTTCCAACCTGAGGCGGGGGGATTTTCGGAGTATATTGAGGGAAACGATCACATCTAGCGGTGCACTCGAAATTTCCTACAGGCATCACCTACCAGCAAAAGgggcaaaaaagaaaaagaaaagaaagcaggGAAATACCATCTGCGTGAGACTCTCTGTTCCCCACCTGGCTTGGACAAATGATCACCTTGGAGTATGCCGTGCCAGACTTgctttctattaaaaaaaaaaaaaagtttggattctTCCTTTCTTCAAAGCAATAGTTCTTTATGTAGAATAGCAATATGTTGGGGTCTGATGATCATTATCAAAACAAGCAGACCTTCGCATAAAAATGCATATTCTCAGTGAAGTTTTCAGCACCTTCAGATGATAACCTCTCAGATATTGCCATCATGGGATTACTGAGGTCCATAAGCACGGATAAAAAATGACCCTCGCACAGATATCCTCAAATGAAGCCCAAACATAATCTTCTGGTCATTGCTTCTATGATCTCAGAATAGGAGATAAATAATCAAACCCATTTCTGGAAAGAAGCGGCTACTATTAAGTGGAAATTGTTTCTATGAAATCTTGAATAAAATAGCACATGGTGAAAGTTCTGTTTCTGCTTCCTTGCTGGTCATCCTACTCTTATGATGTTTGGAATAGGAATATATCATTCAATTGTGTGTGGAAGAGAACCATTACAAGAGGGCCAGATCTCTCTGAACCCCTATGTAGCTAGTCAGTTGCATAATAAACTTATATCTATCTAGCTATTTAAAGAACTTCCCAAATTTTTATGACAGGTGAAGCACCAGAGAGGAAAAAGGAAAATATCCTCTGCTTTAACGAGTTCAAAACCTCAAGTTCACCACGCCTTCTATTAAAAGTTACCATAGTTAAACCAATGGAACTCAAAAATTTCTAATTAACACAacagaaaataatattttaagctcCCAAATGTGAGGCCTTAATATTATGAAATCAGAAGATGCAAGCTAAGCAGACAGCATGGAAACACTGCTATTGAGGTGGAACCCAAAACCAAGTAACACAATGTTTGAGAACAGACAGGATTCCAACCCTtgatgctaaaaagaaaaaactaCCCAAAAAAGCTTATCTATTGGCAGAGTTGCTCAACCGCAGCCACAATCTGTGCTGGCTGCACCACGGTCCAATCCTCCAATGACCCAGCATATGGTGTTGGTACATCCTGTGATGACAAGCACATGATCGGGGCATCCAAGAAGTCCCAGAAATTGTCGATGATGGCCGCCCTCAAACTGGCACCAATTCCACCGGTACGCATGCACTCTTCCACTATCAGCACACGATGTGTCTTCTGGATGGAATTCCCAATGGTGTAGAGATCAAATGGCTTCAACGATCTAATGTCAATTACCTCAGGATCATATCCTTTGTTCACCAGAGTCTTTGCAGCCTGCATCACATGATACCTCATGCGTGAATACATCAGGATTGTTACATGCTCCCCAGGCCGTACCATCTCTGCTTCCTCGAGACAACAAATGTAATCCTCATCAGGGATCCTCTCCTTCAAATTGTACAACAGCACGTGCTCAAACAATACTACAGGATTCTCACTCCTGATGGCTGCTTTCATCAGTCCCTTGGCATTGTAGGGGGTCGAGCAGGCAACCATTTGCAGACCTGGAATCGACTGGAAATATGATTCCAAGCGCTGTGAGTGCTCTGCCCCAAGCTGGCGTCCCACACCTCCAGGCCCTCGGATCACTATTGGAATTGTAAACTGGCCCCCAGAAGTGTAATGGAGCATACCACAATTGTTTGAGATCTGATTGAAGGCCAGCAGGAGAAAACCCATGTTCATGCCTTCAACAACTGGCCTTAAGCCCGTCATTGCAGCCCCAATGCCCATGCCTGTGAAGGAGTTCTCAGCAATAGGAGTGTCAAGAACCCTCAGATCTCCATACTTATCTGCTAAGCCTTTGGTTACCTTGTATGAGCCACCGTAATGACCCACATCTTCCCCCATAACGCAAACTCGAGGATCTCTGTCCATCTCTTCTTCCAGGCCCTCTCGTAGAGCCTCAAACAACAGAACCTCATGCCTGAAGATTAAcaacaaaaatttgatatttCAACCAGACCTGATAAACTTGAGACACAACAGACAAGCTACTTGCTTCTAGATTTTACAAAGCAACACATCAAAAGCATAAAATGAGCAAAACAGCCGTTATTATGTAAAAAGTCCACAGGAATTTTCAGAAagaatcattctcataattgcaAAAAAAAGGAACTTCATTGATGCTATGGGGTTGGTAAGCATCAAGACATCAAGTGCCAAAAAATGGCAAGCTTACAAGTTCATGGACATAAATAACATTTGAACAGATCACGAGCCAATGGGTCGACATAAATTTATCCATGAACATCCATCCTAGGAAGCATCTTCAAAGAATTCTTTTATGCTTGATAAATCATTAAAAGCTTATCTATTGATGCCCTTTTACAAGTGTATTTTACAAGGGTATTATCTATCATCTGATTAGCTTATCTGTTGAAAGATTAACAACAACTGGCCTTTTACATGGGTATTTATATTAGAGAAAAAGGAGCATAAAATTGATCCAAAGGTGAATGTGGTGATGATGGTCAAGGTAACAATGAGCTAGAGGCACTTGAAGGCCAGCAATAACAAAAGTATACAGAAGGAATAGTAGCATGAGGAAGTACAAATTTCTAAAATGTTGGCACTTATGGAAGCTGTTGCAATTACATGTCATTCCTTGTAGTATCGAATAACTAGAAAATATATCGCTGATGTATGTATCTTTATGCAATACATGTATGAA
Coding sequences within it:
- the LOC105034723 gene encoding pyruvate dehydrogenase E1 component subunit beta isoform X1, whose product is MRRNRGANKTPGLREGGRSLSLLSLLSLRRFQYKYEPRSLSSPRLPLRPFLSLFFSLFSLSLAILFYSFDHSEDGSSAPDGRHPDGFVEYRHQLRQVSFRIAAPIFRRKGTILVVKSDGRHTVGFNAGLRGANLITNAVAAKTEASAKTMDSKPGHEVLLFEALREGLEEEMDRDPRVCVMGEDVGHYGGSYKVTKGLADKYGDLRVLDTPIAENSFTGMGIGAAMTGLRPVVEGMNMGFLLLAFNQISNNCGMLHYTSGGQFTIPIVIRGPGGVGRQLGAEHSQRLESYFQSIPGLQMVACSTPYNAKGLMKAAIRSENPVVLFEHVLLYNLKERIPDEDYICCLEEAEMVRPGEHVTILMYSRMRYHVMQAAKTLVNKGYDPEVIDIRSLKPFDLYTIGNSIQKTHRVLIVEECMRTGGIGASLRAAIIDNFWDFLDAPIMCLSSQDVPTPYAGSLEDWTVVQPAQIVAAVEQLCQ
- the LOC105034723 gene encoding pyruvate dehydrogenase E1 component subunit beta isoform X2, translated to MAAALQMAGTLTASSNIVINSDRFRFGSLPRSSAGRKGTILVVKSDGRHTVGFNAGLRGANLITNAVAAKTEASAKTMDSKPGHEVLLFEALREGLEEEMDRDPRVCVMGEDVGHYGGSYKVTKGLADKYGDLRVLDTPIAENSFTGMGIGAAMTGLRPVVEGMNMGFLLLAFNQISNNCGMLHYTSGGQFTIPIVIRGPGGVGRQLGAEHSQRLESYFQSIPGLQMVACSTPYNAKGLMKAAIRSENPVVLFEHVLLYNLKERIPDEDYICCLEEAEMVRPGEHVTILMYSRMRYHVMQAAKTLVNKGYDPEVIDIRSLKPFDLYTIGNSIQKTHRVLIVEECMRTGGIGASLRAAIIDNFWDFLDAPIMCLSSQDVPTPYAGSLEDWTVVQPAQIVAAVEQLCQ